The Bacteroidia bacterium genome contains the following window.
GGAGGGCTTTACCTTCCACTTTGAAGTATGCTTTGGAAAAGTGGGTTTATAATTAAAATAAAAACTGCCTATGCTTTTGGCATAAGCAGTTAGAAGAAATTTGTACTCTTGATTTACTTTTTCTTCCCAGACGCTTTGGCAGTAGCCGCTTTCTTGGTTTCTCCTTTTTTGTCTTCGGTTTTTTTAGCAGAGCTAGGCTTACTCTTTTGTGCTTCGGCTTCTTGCTTGTTCTTAATTTCTTGAACTTCTTTACGAATTTGCTGAGCCAGACTTTTTAGATCTTGCATCGCTTTACGCACGCGGGTTCCCGCTGCCTTGTTGTTCTTTTGATAAAACTTCTCTACGTCGTCCTTAATGGTAGTGACGATTTCGTAGATTTTTTGGAACTTTTCCATACGCTATATGATAAAGGATTAAATAAGGCAAACCCAAAGATGAATGATGCAGAACTAAAATACAATCTTGGGCATAAGTGGAGCAACTAATCCATCATCTTTGTAAGCACCCGCATCCAGCTTTTCTCTAATTTCCGCAAAAGCATTGAGCGTATATTCTACATCATCCAAAGTATGATTAGCTGTGGGAATTACCCTTAATATAATTGAGCCTTTTTCAATAACAGGGTAAGTTACCACAGACATGAAAATATTGTAGTTTTCGCGTAGGTCTAATGAAAGGTTTCTGCACTCCCAAATAGAACCTTTCATATAAACAGGCGTTACAGGGCTTTGAGTTGGGCCTATATCAAAACCACGAGCTTTTAGACCCTCTTGTAACGCTTTTACAATTTTCCACAAGTGTTCTCTGCGAGAGTGGTCATTTCGTAAAATTTCTAATCGCTTCATTGCACCGAGTACAAGGGCTGTGGGCATTGTCTTCGCATAAATTTGGCTACGCATATTGTAACGCAGGTATCGTATAACTTTTTTATCTCCTGCAATAAAGCCACCTATCATAGCCATAGATTTAGCGAAGGTATTAAATATAATATCAATTTCTTTTTGTACGCCGTAATGTTCGGCAGTTCCCATTCCCGTCGGACCCATTACTCCGAATCCATGAGCATCGTCAATCAAAATACGGAAAGGATATTTTTTCTTTAATTCTACAATTCCAGGCAAGTAACCTAAATCACCTTTCATACCGAAGACCCCTTCGGTAATCACTAATATCCCCCCGCCCGTTTTCTCTACAATTTTGACGGCGGTCTGTAAGCGCTTCTCTAACTGTTCCATGTTGTTATGCTCAAAAATGAAGCGCTTAGCTAAAGTGCCCACTACGCCATCTATAATACAAGCGTGTGAAAGCGAATCATAAATAACTACGTCTCTACGGTCTAATAAAGCTTGTATCAGAGATATATTTCCCTGATAGCCGAAATTAACTAAAATAGCATCCTCTTTTTGGGCATATTCAGCGTACATTTTTTCTAGTTGCTCATGGTACTCGCTGTTGCCCGTAAGCATGCGAGAGCCCATAGGATGCCCAAAACCGTATTTTGCTGCCGCTTCTGCGTCTGCCTTGCGAACTTCTGGGTGATTAGCTAAACCTAAATAGTCATTCAAAGACCATATCAAACGTTCCTTTCCGTTAAATTTCATTCTTGTGCCTATTTCGCCTTCTAATTTCGGAAAGGTGAAGTATCCATGGGCTTGGTCAGCATATTGACCTAGATGCCCCATGCTTTTGTCTATTTTATCAAATATGTCCACGGGCTTATGACTATTTATTTACAAATTGATTACACAACAAAAATAGTTTGGTTTTCAATACCATGCAAATGTTTATCCTCATTTTTTTATAAAAAAAACAAAGTTTTTTTGTAATTAGTTGAAAATCAACGAGAAAAAATTACGAAAACTTTAAAGTTCCCCGCGTTTTTTGCAAATAATTCTCTTCTTTCAACCATATTAACAGTTTTTAGCTTAAGTCTTGCTTATTTTATTTTGATTATTTTTTTGGGCGTGTCCTTGCCCACACTTCGCTTGCGCTCATGTGGGCAAGGTCGGCGTGCTTCGGGCTACGTGCAGAATGCACCGACCCTTGCATTAGCAAGGGGCACGCCCAAAAAAATCAAATTAGATACTTGACTTTTATGCGTAAACTATTTACTGCTTAGTGATTAAATGTTGATACCTTCTTTTAGAGGTACTAAAAATAAGCATGTAAGCCCCATTTTGCCACTTATCCGTGTCTATCCTTTGCAGTCCTCTATTTGCAAAAAAATAAGTTATTTTTTGCCCGTTGATAGCATAGACCTCTATTATTCCATTTTCAGGTATATCTAAGTACAGTGCATCGTTGACAGGATTAGGATAGATATTCCAAGACACATTTTGATTTTTGTCAAGGTACAAAGGTAAAACTGTTATATTTTCTGATGCAGTAAAGTTTTTGCAAGTATTAGAAGCCACCAAAGTTACTGTATAAGTTCCTGGGGCACTGTACGTATGTACAGGGTCAG
Protein-coding sequences here:
- a CDS encoding aminotransferase class I/II-fold pyridoxal phosphate-dependent enzyme; protein product: MDIFDKIDKSMGHLGQYADQAHGYFTFPKLEGEIGTRMKFNGKERLIWSLNDYLGLANHPEVRKADAEAAAKYGFGHPMGSRMLTGNSEYHEQLEKMYAEYAQKEDAILVNFGYQGNISLIQALLDRRDVVIYDSLSHACIIDGVVGTLAKRFIFEHNNMEQLEKRLQTAVKIVEKTGGGILVITEGVFGMKGDLGYLPGIVELKKKYPFRILIDDAHGFGVMGPTGMGTAEHYGVQKEIDIIFNTFAKSMAMIGGFIAGDKKVIRYLRYNMRSQIYAKTMPTALVLGAMKRLEILRNDHSRREHLWKIVKALQEGLKARGFDIGPTQSPVTPVYMKGSIWECRNLSLDLRENYNIFMSVVTYPVIEKGSIILRVIPTANHTLDDVEYTLNAFAEIREKLDAGAYKDDGLVAPLMPKIVF